One Solanum lycopersicum chromosome 2, SLM_r2.1 genomic region harbors:
- the LOC138341916 gene encoding uncharacterized protein, translating to MARIKSWTAKKLSYAGRAQLIKTVLFGVQSYWAQLFIIPAKIIKVIEGICRSYLWSGVGEVTKKALIAWEKVCCPKSEGGIGLINLKIWNRAAIAKLCWDLANKEDKLWIKWIHTYYIKGQREWQRRKQASWMIQKIMSAQQNVEQGQQLQMKNKGVIRQLYEHMKGEQQKPVWRCLMFNNVARPKAYFTMWIMLNQRLVTVDRLARWGIEVEKICVMCKNEEETAEHLFLQCDYARRIWERLLSSMEKQTEVPLTWEQFVQWCIIHGKGKRPAAQMFKAILAEGIYGLWMERNSRIFEHKSRNEEQIVKEISYTTIVRTQHMVVK from the coding sequence ATGGCAAGAATCAAGTCATGGACAGCCAAAAAACTGTCCTATGCTGGAAGAGCACAATTGATTAAGACAGTCTTGTTTGGAGTACAATCTTATTGGGCACAGTTATTTATCATACCAGCTAAGATAATAAAAGTGATTGAAGGAATATGCAGAAGCTACTTATGGTCAGGGGTTGGAGAGGTTACAAAGAAGGCATTGATAGCATGGGAGAAAGTGTGCTGTCCTAAAAGTGAAGGAGGAATAGGATTGATTAATCTAAAGATATGGAATAGAGCTGCAATTGCTAAACTATGCTGGGATCTAGCTAACAAGGAAGATAAACTTTGGATCAAATGGATTCACACATACTATATAAAAGGGCAAAGAGAATGGCAGAGGAGGAAACAAGCAAGCTGGATGATACAAAAAATCATGAGTGCACAACAAAATGTGGAGCAAGGCCAGCAGCTACAAATGAAGAATAAAGGGGTGATTAGACAATTGTATGAACACATGAAGGGAGAACAACAAAAGCCAGTATGGAGATGTCTTATGTTCAACAATGTTGCAAGACCAAAAGCTTACTTCACAATGTGGATCATGCTGAATCAAAGGCTGGTAACAGTGGATAGACTAGCTCGGTGGGGAATTGAAGTAGAGAAGATTTGTGTGATGTgcaagaatgaagaagaaactgCTGAGCATCTGTTTCTACAATGTGACTATGCAAGAAGAATATGGGAGAGATTGTTAAGTTCAATGGAGAAACAAACTGAAGTTCCACTGACTTGGGAACAATTTGTGCAATGGTGCATTATACATGGAAAAGGGAAGAGGCCAGCTGCTCAAATGTTCAAGGCTATACTTGCTGAAGGTATATATGGATTGTGGATGGAGAGAAATAGTCGAATCTTTGAACACAAGAGTAGAAATGAGGAGCAAATTGTTAAAGAGATAAGCTACACTACTATTGTAAGAACTCAGCATATGGTAGTTAAGTAG